CCGGGGTGCAGCCATGGCGCGAAACGGCAAAGGCCCCGCAGGCATTGGCATATTTAAGGCTGGTTTCCCAGTTTTCACCACTTAACCAGCCTTTCAGCAGGCCCGACATAAACCCGTCGCCAGCGCCCAGTACATTAAAAACCTCAACCGGGAAACCGGGGCCGGAAATGCCGTCATCCAGGCTATCGCCAATGTCGCCATCAAAGGCCGCCGCCCCCATCGGGCCACGTTTGCAGACCAGTGTGGCTGATGAAATGGCGCGCACATTGCGCAGGGCGGCCAGCGTATCGGTCGTGCCCCCGGCAATATGGAATTCTTCCTCGGTGCCAACAATCAGGTCAAACAGATGCAGGGTTGCCTGCAATTCCGCCGTGACCTTTTCCGAAGCAATAAAACGGTTTTCACCATCCCCATGCCCTGAAAGCCCCCACAGGTTGGGGCGATAATCGATATCAAGGGCGGTTTTGGCCCCGTTCTGGCGTGCCAGATCAAGTGCCTTGAGAACGGCCGCACGGGTGCGCGGATGTGAAAGATGGGTGCCTGTTACAGTAACACAGCGGCTTTGCGCGATGAAATCAGGGTCGATATCATCCTCGCACAGTGCCATGTCGGCACAGTTTTCGCGGTAAAAAATCAGCGGAAACTGTTCCTGGTCGCGAATGCCCAGCAGGACAAGGGCGGTCAGGCGTTCGGGGTCGGTAACGACCCCGCGCACATCAACCCCTTCGGCAACAAGCTGTTCACGGATGAAACGGCCCATATGTTCGTCGCCAACCCGCGTGATCAGGGCCGATTTCAGACCAAGCCTTGCCGTGCCGCACGCCATATTGGTGGGGGACCCGCCAATATATTTGTTGAAGGATGCCATGTCCTCCAGGCGGCCGCCAATCTGGGCTCCGTACAGGTCGACCGATGAACGGCCGATGGTAATGACATCCAGGGTCATCAGATGGTTCCTCCCAGCGATCCTTCAAGTTCGGCAAGCTCCTGCCCGCCGGCCATCAGGTCCTGCAATTCTTCGGGTTGGATTTCGCCGCGCTTGGCGGTGCCATGCGTTTGTCCGCGGTTCAGCACGGTGAAACGGTCACCCACGGCCATGGCATGGCGCACATTGTGGGTAATAAACACCACGCCAATGCCTGCCTTGCGCACGCGGTCAATGGTGGCGAGAACGTTGGATGTTTGCCGCACGCCAAGGGCCGATGTCGGTTCGTCCAGGATCAGGACCTTTGCGCCAAAATGAACCGCCCGGGCAATGGCAACACTTTGCCGTTCACCGCCGGAAAGGGTGCCAACGGCCTGGTCTGCCTCGCGCAGATTGATGCCCATGCGGTGCATTTCTTCAAAGGTGATGCGATTGGCGGTTTTGAAATCGATCCATTTGAACGGGCCAAAGCCCTTGCGCGGTTCGCGGCCCATCCAGAAATTGCGGGTTACCGACATCAGCGGGATCATCGCCAGATCCTGGTAAACTGTGGCAATACCGGCCGACATGGCATCACGCGGGGTGGTAAAGGTGATTTCCTTGCCATTGACGCGAATAACGCCACCGGTTGGTTTATGCACGCCAGACATGGTTTTGATGAAGGTCGATTTGCCTGCACCATTATCGCCCAGCAGGCAGTGGCATTCACCGGCATAAACATCGAAGGAAACACCCCCCAGCGCAATCACGGGGCCAAAATGCTTTTCGATATTGTCCATTTCAATCAGCGGGGTGGCCATCACCGTTCTCCTGTAATCATGCGGCGGATATAGGTGTTCATGATCACGGCAAGGATCAGGATCGTCCCCAGGAACACACGGAACAGCGAGCTTTCAGCCCCGGCGAAAAACAGGCCCTGCTGCACGACACCAAAAATCAGCGCGCCAAGGGCGGCACCTACAACCGACCCGTATCCACCGGTCAGAAGGGCACCACCAATCACAACACAGATGATGGCTTCAAATTCCTTGAGAAGGCCACGGTCTGCTGCGGCTGATCCAAATTCCATCACCTGGCAGGTAGCAAATACGGTGGCGCAAAAGGCGGTAAACATGAACATCATGATCTTCACACGGTCGACGGGCACGCCAACATAACGTGCGGCCTTGGCATCGCCGCCTGATGCGAAAATCCAGTTGCCAAAACGGGTGCGTGTCAGAACGAAATGGGCAAAAATCACCAATACAATCGCCCACACCACCAGCATCGGAATCCCTTCAACAATCGGCTGACCGGCACGGGTGCCACGGGTGAATGTTCCCACCCAGCCCATATCGCCAAACCATTTGAACAGGTCCTTGAAAATTACGCCGCCAAACAGAAAGGCCAGCGGGTCGCCTACGGCGGCTTCTTTCACACCGCCAATAATGGTCTGGCGGGTGGTGGTAATTGACAGCCAGATCGTCAGGCCACGCAGAATATAAAGAAATGCCAGGGTGACAATAAAACTGGGAAGGCCGGTCTTGATCACCAGGAACCCGTTCAATGCGCCAATTGCCATGGCAATGACAAAGGCTGCAATGATGGCGGCCCATACCGGCCAGCCCATATGAACGGAAAGAATGGCAATGACGACGCCGGAAAAACCGATCATGGAACCGACCGAAAGGTCAAATTCGCCGGCAATCATCAAAAGACAGGCACCCACTGCAATAATTGCAAACTGTGCCGAAACGACAGTCCAGTTCTTTATGCCTTCGGGCGCGAACATGCCGCTGTCGCCCGCAATCATCAAAAAGAACACAAAAACCAGAATTGCACCGCAAATCGCGCCCAGTTCGGGCCGGATCATGGCACGACGAAGGCTTGAGACTTGCTTTAATCGCTCGTCCGTCATGGCATTACTCTTGAATTTCAGAAGGGAGAGTTGCCAGGGGGCGCGTTACGCAGCCCCCTGACGGGAGGATAGGAAAGATTAGCGGTATTCGCCCGCGTATTTTTCAACCAGGCTGATATTGTCCTTGGTGATGAAACCAGGGCCTGAATTGATATCGCCGGACGGCAGAACGCCATAACGAACATAGTTCGTCAGGATCACGACCGGCAGGTAACCCTGCAGGTAGGGCTGCTGGTCAATCGCAAAGCTGATATCGCCTTTCTTGATGCCATCGGCAATTTTGGCCGACAGGTCAAAGGTGCCAAACGGAACGGCACCGTTCAGGCCCAGTTCACGCAGGGCATCCAGGGTCGGTTCAGCCGAGTTCGGGCCAAGTGCCAGAACCGCGCCAACATCCTGATGGGCATTCAGATAGGCCGAAACCTTGTTTTTCACTTCCGACGGATCAAGGCCGGTATCGATCATCTGGTCGCCCAGATCGGTGCCGATTGCATCGGCAAAGCCACGGCAACGTTCAACCGATGCCGGGTTGGTGATGTAGTGGTTCACACACAGGAAGGATTTGACACCCTGTGCCGCCATGCGTTTGCCCGCGCCAAAACCGGCATCATATTCGGGCTGGCCAACATGCATCAGCGCGCCCAGTTCATGGGACTGGTCAACCGTACCGGAATTGATGGTGATAACCGGAATACCCTTGGCAACCGCGTCTTCGATCGGGCCTTTCAGCACGTTGAAGTCGGCAATGGTGACAATGATGCCATCGGGGTTGGAAGCGGCCGTCTGCTGGACGATACGGGCCATATCGGCAAGGTCGCCGGTCGGCGGGTTACGATATTCAACATTCACATCCATCTGGTCGCCAGCAACCTTGATGGCATTCTTGATCACGTTCCACCAGCTATCGGAATCCGGTGCATGGCTGATCAGGACAAAATTTTCGCCCTCGGCCTGTGCGGAGGTTGATGCCGTTGCCAGCCCGGCAAATGCCACGGTGGCGGCCGCAATGGCGGTCAGTGTCTTTTTCATCTTCATCTTGGTCTTAGCCTCCCTATTCGGCTTTTTCTCGGAACACCGTTGTAGGATCGGTGTGATGGTTCCTTGCCGTTGTCTCGGCATTTTGCGTAACGGTTTCTTGTTGCGGCGGACCGCTTGGCAAAAAGGGAAAGCCGTAAACTTTCCCTTCATGTTGTGGATGGAATTTTTATTCCATAAAAAATGAAATGCAACAAAATTTTCTATTTTGTTGTTTTGTCGCGGCGCGCGCCAATGGCAACAGCAAGGGAAATCGCCAGTGACAGGGTGGCAGACAGGGCACGGAACGCCCCCACATCCACCTCGCTGACATGCAGGGTCAGGGCGCGCAGTTTCTGTAGCGGGCTGGTCAGGGTGTCGGTTATTGCCACCACCTCATTGCCGAGTCCGTGGGCATATTGGGCCAGTTCCACGGTTTCCTGGGAATAGGGGGCAAAGGTAATGGCGATCAAAACGTCGCCTTTGCGAATGGCATAACGGTGGTTCAGCTTGCCCACACCGTCATGGAAGACGGCGGGAATATCCATTTTTTCCAGCGCATAGGACAGGTAGGACGCCACCGGAAACGCTCGCCTGAGGCCGATAATATGGATCATCGGCGCGTGGGCGAGAATATCAACCGCGCGTTCCAGCGTTTGCGGGTCAATCGATGACGCCAGATTTTCCAGTGAAATACGCCCGGCCTCGACAAATTCCGCCAGAAGGGCGCTGGGGCTGTCTGCGCCCGATGCTTTCAGGTTATCCAGCCGGGTGGCGTAGTCAGGCCATTTAAGGGCATAGGTTTCGCGAAACATTTTCTGCATTTCGCTAAAGCCGGAAAAACCCATCAACTGGCAAAACCGCATGAAAGCCGAGGGCTGCACACCCGCTGCCGCCGAAAGTTCCGCCACCGTTGAAACGGCAATGCGGTCGGTATTCTGTGCGACGTAATCGGCGCATTGGCGCAGCCGTTTTGGCATGGATTCGGAAATATCAAGCAGGCGGTGGTTGAATTCTTCCAGGGATACGGGCGCGGTTTGGTCGCTCATGCGGTGCCTTTTTTGTTTTTTCTTGACGGATGACATGTTCCATGGTCATCCAGAATATAGAACAAAAATTCTATTTTTATTTGGGCGAGGAGTCTAGGAAAATGAGCAGCATTGGCATCGGCCTGATCGGGACCGGTTTTATGGGCAAGGCGCATGCGCTGGCATATCGCTCGGCAAAGGCGGTGATGGGTGATGTGCCCGATGTGCGGCTGGAACTGTTATGCGAGCAACCCTTTGACAAGGCTGAAAAATTTGCCGACCAGTTCGGCTTTGCCCGCGCGACCGATAACTGGCGCGACCTGTTGAATGACCCGGCGATTGATATCATTTCCATCACCACGCCCAATATGCTGCATCATGAAATGGCGCTGGCGGCCATTGCGGC
This genomic window from Thalassospira marina contains:
- a CDS encoding ATP-binding cassette domain-containing protein; this encodes MATPLIEMDNIEKHFGPVIALGGVSFDVYAGECHCLLGDNGAGKSTFIKTMSGVHKPTGGVIRVNGKEITFTTPRDAMSAGIATVYQDLAMIPLMSVTRNFWMGREPRKGFGPFKWIDFKTANRITFEEMHRMGINLREADQAVGTLSGGERQSVAIARAVHFGAKVLILDEPTSALGVRQTSNVLATIDRVRKAGIGVVFITHNVRHAMAVGDRFTVLNRGQTHGTAKRGEIQPEELQDLMAGGQELAELEGSLGGTI
- a CDS encoding ABC transporter permease; translation: MTDERLKQVSSLRRAMIRPELGAICGAILVFVFFLMIAGDSGMFAPEGIKNWTVVSAQFAIIAVGACLLMIAGEFDLSVGSMIGFSGVVIAILSVHMGWPVWAAIIAAFVIAMAIGALNGFLVIKTGLPSFIVTLAFLYILRGLTIWLSITTTRQTIIGGVKEAAVGDPLAFLFGGVIFKDLFKWFGDMGWVGTFTRGTRAGQPIVEGIPMLVVWAIVLVIFAHFVLTRTRFGNWIFASGGDAKAARYVGVPVDRVKIMMFMFTAFCATVFATCQVMEFGSAAADRGLLKEFEAIICVVIGGALLTGGYGSVVGAALGALIFGVVQQGLFFAGAESSLFRVFLGTILILAVIMNTYIRRMITGER
- a CDS encoding sugar ABC transporter substrate-binding protein, yielding MKKTLTAIAAATVAFAGLATASTSAQAEGENFVLISHAPDSDSWWNVIKNAIKVAGDQMDVNVEYRNPPTGDLADMARIVQQTAASNPDGIIVTIADFNVLKGPIEDAVAKGIPVITINSGTVDQSHELGALMHVGQPEYDAGFGAGKRMAAQGVKSFLCVNHYITNPASVERCRGFADAIGTDLGDQMIDTGLDPSEVKNKVSAYLNAHQDVGAVLALGPNSAEPTLDALRELGLNGAVPFGTFDLSAKIADGIKKGDISFAIDQQPYLQGYLPVVILTNYVRYGVLPSGDINSGPGFITKDNISLVEKYAGEYR
- a CDS encoding MurR/RpiR family transcriptional regulator, which gives rise to MSDQTAPVSLEEFNHRLLDISESMPKRLRQCADYVAQNTDRIAVSTVAELSAAAGVQPSAFMRFCQLMGFSGFSEMQKMFRETYALKWPDYATRLDNLKASGADSPSALLAEFVEAGRISLENLASSIDPQTLERAVDILAHAPMIHIIGLRRAFPVASYLSYALEKMDIPAVFHDGVGKLNHRYAIRKGDVLIAITFAPYSQETVELAQYAHGLGNEVVAITDTLTSPLQKLRALTLHVSEVDVGAFRALSATLSLAISLAVAIGARRDKTTK